In the Euphorbia lathyris chromosome 5, ddEupLath1.1, whole genome shotgun sequence genome, one interval contains:
- the LOC136228746 gene encoding uncharacterized protein: protein MVVSLGPGKFYGSSLPRPRIYTDVKFNSERVDPPASVMDPFYTWAEEAHWSMGGLSFKRLRLQGRIEGNVNKLRKQREKQAKERAVHSPKATVPAPGRVRVNGKGVKKERLRSGSSSESESDSPSPPPAPKITKRRRFVGLLEEESEEEVSVMEMKKKRKPARKLAADFEEVANESPIGMRTRRRGMVESGNSSGVADAVMKVVEELNKENSVEKAMKAGKKGKNRGDSRSRSKSKSSPTNSVRVSPRLSKKT from the coding sequence ATGGTCGTCTCTCTAGGTCCCGGAAAATTCTACGGCAGCAGCCTTCCTAGGCCTCGGATTTACACCGACGTAAAGTTCAATTCCGAGCGTGTTGATCCGCCGGCATCCGTGATGGATCCGTTTTACACTTGGGCAGAGGAGGCTCACTGGTCTATGGGAGGTCTGAGCTTCAAGCGTCTCCGCCTTCAAGGCCGAATCGAGGGAAACGTGAACAAGTTACGCAAGCAGAGGGAGAAGCAAGCGAAAGAACGAGCCGTACATAGCCCGAAAGCCACAGTTCCAGCTCCGGGTCGGGTTCGGGTTAACGGCAAAGGAGTGAAGAAAGAGAGGTTGAGATCTGGATCTAGTTCTGAATCTGAATCTGATTCGCCATCGCCTCCACCGGCTCCGAAGATAACAAAGAGGAGGAGGTTCGTGGGTTTGCTTGAGGAGGAAAGCGAAGAGGAGGTAAGTGTTAtggagatgaagaagaagaggaagccgGCGAGGAAGCTTGCGGCGGATTTTGAAGAAGTGGCAAATGAATCTCCGATTGGGATGAGAACAAGGAGAAGAGGAATGGTAGAATCCGGTAACAGCAGCGGCGTTGCTGATGCGGTGATGAAAGTTGTTGAAGAGCTGAACAAAGAGAATTCAGTGGAGAAGGCAATGAAAGCTGGGAAAAAGGGGAAGAACCGAGGAGACAGTAGATCCAGATCCAAATCCAAATCAAGTCCTACCAATTCTGTTAGGGTTTCACCAAGATTGAGTAAGAAAACTTAG